The Oncorhynchus tshawytscha isolate Ot180627B linkage group LG02, Otsh_v2.0, whole genome shotgun sequence genome contains the following window.
ttccatgcagaactgctgtaACTCCGTGACATATGTGGGTTTTCTAGCATGAACTGCTCTTTccaagtcctgccacatctcaattgggattaggtctgggctttgactaggtcattccaaaacttcaaatgtattgcttttagccattttcatgtagatttGATTGTGTGtcttggatcattgtcttgcccCATGGCCCAGCTGttcttcagcttcagctcacagacagacGGCCTGACATTATCCTGTAGAATGATCTGATACAGAACataattcatggttccttctttTAAGGCCAGGTCCTgatgcagcaaagcatccccaaaccatcacactaacACTAGCATGCTTGGccattggtatgaggttcttacggtggaatgcagtgtttggtttttgccAGGCATAATTGGACTCATGTCGTCCAAATagttgactcaagtttgccaaaaagcacctggaagcaCTTGGATGATCAAGACTCTTGGAataatgttctatggacagatgattcaaaagtgtaagggggcaaatactttttcactgcACTGTATATCCCCTCTCCTTTGTAAAATACACCTCTATCCACCACTTTCTTTCTTATTTCCCACTTCAGATAATACCAGCACTAAAACAAACATTTCCGAGTGACCACTTGGATTTGGATGTAGGGCTTTCCACTGGAACATTCGAGACAAGCCAACCTGTGCAACGCCCACGGCCTGATGAATGGTTTTCTAATTACACAGCTCAACCTGCATCAGATTGCTGTTGTTTGTGTGCATACGGctcaccagaatgggctttagttATTGTGACGATCACTAAACTGTATTGTTCAAAAAGAATACGACCCTCTCATGTTCTACTATGGCAATGACTGCACAGACACTGTTAACCTTATCGTGGTAGAATACCTATCTGCTCGACCTATGGGCAACGGACTATGAAAACCCATAGTTTTAAGGATGTATTCAGACATACAGCACAGTCTCCATGTATACTGTTGAAGTTCCTAGTTGCCTTTGTAAGGCGTGTCTGTCTGTGACCCTGCAGTAACTTATCGTTGTAATTTGAACTTGTCTGTGTTATTGCATTTGGAATGGACAAACCGCCTAACGCCTAAACTGTTACTAGATATTTCAATAAAGACTCAAGACACTTTTGTAATCTTTGCCATTCTTTTTTACATTTCTCCCATAGCCCACACTTCATGGGCAACTATTCAATCTGCAGTTTTAATAGGCTACAATCACATTCCTTGTACTTCAAAATGAAAATGGAATAAGTATTATGTAAAAAGCACCAAAACAATTATCCAATATATGTTGGTTCTTGCTTCATTTATTTAGACATGGAAGACGACATGCATTGCTTTAATTAAACTACCATCAGGAGACTGGAGAAATCCAAATATTATCCCACAATATATGTAGCTGTTTATGCAGAAGAATTACCCCCAGTGAAAAGTGTACCATTTGGGGATGTGTGAAACACTGGATTCAGTTCCAGCCCAACAGACACATTTTGctaaattcctgacattttgCAAAACTCAATGAGCTAATTTTTGTGACCTTGCCAAATGGAAACACCCCTGTGGCATCGAAGGACCTCAGCTCTTCAAAGCTTTTAGTTAGCTATCACTGGAGCGCAACTTGAAGCAATACCTGTCTGGCACGATCAAATTATAAGAAACCTCACAAAGCATTAGAACTTAGAAATAGCTTTAATCAACCACCATAAAAATGTTAGCTAGAACCAATAATTTGTCCTGAACCCGTGGGCTAGTGGTAACACTCCCAGGCTTTTAGATTATGTCAACCTTGGAGACCGGGGTTCGTTCTCCGTGTCCAtcctttctactctctcttcttGATCTTTCTACCTTTACGTTACCTTTACGTTAACACTTTCCAAAAACACAATTTTAGATTTGATTAGGGAAGCATAATGAACCTCTGTCAAAAGTTGAGGCAAACAAACGAAGAGTTTCATTCCACGCTATGTATCcgtttttcagaaatgttggtaaattagctaTTTTTAGttaaatattgttttttttactatctaatcatggcatggcagacatgttcaatgacagacatgtatttgtttaaaatctattaCTTGATGGTTTAATTTCAGAGAAACAAATAACCATGTTTTTTTAttgcaaaatgctatatatccgCCTCACTCAGTgaaataagtagtactgctgGTAAGTAAgcgcattcatcttaagatagcttgtTGAGAgataaccacatatcacagtccaATATACAGGAtacgaacattccattccagcttaacaatggcttgcaaaagtattcagaacccttggatttcttcacattttgttgtattacaaattatgattaaaatagatttaattgtacattttttgtcaacaatctatacaaaatactcagtaatgtcaaagtggaagaaatcGTTTTTTATTAGTATTAacatacatttaataaataaaatataattgttgcctatgtattcacaccccagaCACCATACATGTTAAAAAACCAAATttaacagcaattacagctgatAAACGTCTTGGTTATGTGTAAgacctttgcacacctggattgtgaaatATTTTACTCTAATTCCTCTTCCAGTGTCTGGTTTAAAGCAGATTGAAGAAGGTTttgctctaggattttgcctgtgcccatttatttttatcctgaaaactccCCAGTAATTTTCCAATGTCAAGCATATCCATaccatgatgcaaccaccaccattcttgaaaataaggaagcagttactcagtgttgtgttggattttctaCAAACATAGGGCTTTGCATTTAGACCAAGTGTATTcctttgacatgttttttttttgcattattactttagtgccttgttgttttggaatatttgtattttcaCTCCAatgatgttgatccatcctcagttctcttcCATCACAATCATTGAaccctgtagctgttttaaaatcaacaatggcctcatggtaacatccctgagaagtttcattcctgtcctgcagctcagttcaggaGGATGACTGTATCTTTGgggtgtctgggtggtttaatagaTAAtgcacagcataattattaactagACCATGCTTTAAGACATATACAATGTCTGATTTGTTTGTTATCGTTactcatctaccaatcactgccctttttTATGAGACTTttaaaaagctccctggtctttgtagttgaatctgtcaTTGAAATTCagtactgagggaccttacagaggtTGTATGTATGCGGGATATAAGAAGGGTTagtcagcctagtggttagagcgttgggccagtaaccgaaaggtttctgggTTGAATCTctgagctggcaaggtaaaaatatgttgttctgcccctgagcaaggcagtttcCCTTTCTTTTAAAGGATGTCAGCCCCAATTATTTCACactgagtgagtccatgtaacttatgttATTTGTTAAGCCAAATTTTACTCCTGAAATAATTTGCCTAAACAAAgaggctgaatacttatgcaacgactatattttagttaCTTAATTTCTTatgcaacttttttttaaatcacatttttcttccactttgacatcacagagtatcgttgacaaaaaaaattacaattaaatcaattttaatcccactttgtaacacaataaaattggaagaaatccaaggggtcagaaaacttttgcaaggcactgcacTATATAGCAATttgcaaaaacaacaacattttcataTACATTTGAAATCTACAGTATGAATTAAAAATCTTAGAACTGtaacattttacacacacatgaaagTACCCACAGCAATCATTTCtgattaaaaaatacaaatggaAGAATTGGTGGATaaagcattttggaaataaactatTCAGttgttgtcaaatcaaatcaaaatcaaatcaaatcaaattttatttgtcacatacacatggttagcagatgttaatgcgagtgtagcgaaatgcttgtgcttctagttccgacaatgcagtaataacgagcaagtaatctaactaacaattccaaaaaaaactactgtcatacacagtgtaaggggataaagaatatgtacataaggatatatgaatgagtgatggtacagagcagcataggcaagatacagtagatgatatcgagtacagtatatacatatgagataagtatgtaaaccaagtggcatagttaaagtggctagtgatacatgtattacataaggatgcagtcgatgatatagagtacagtatcaacgtatgcatatgagatgaacaatgtagggtaagtaacattatataaggtagcattgtttaaagtggctagtgatatatttacatcatttcccatcaattcccatgattaaagtggctggagtagagtcagtgtcattgacagtgtgttggcagtagccactcaatgttcgtggtggctgtttaacagtctgatggccttgagatagaagctgtttttcagtctctcggtcccagctttgatgcacctgtactgacctcgccttctggatggcagcggggtgaacaggcagtggctcgggtggttgatgtccttgatgatctttatggccttcctgtagcatcgggtggtgtaggtgtcctggagggcaggtagtttgccccggtgatgcgttgtgcagacctcactaccctctggagagccttactgttgagggcggtgcagttgccataccaggcggtgatacagcccgccaggatgctctcgattgtgcatctgtagaagtttgtgagtgcttttggtgacaagccgaatttcttcagcctcctgaggttgaagaggcgctgctgcgccttcctcacgatgctgtctgtgtgagtggaccaattcagtttgtctgtgatgtgtatgccgaggaacttaaaacttgctaccctctccactactgttccatcgatgtggatgggggggtgttccctctgctgtttcctgaagtccacaatcatctccttagttttgttgacgttgagtgtgaggttattttcctgacaccacactccgagggccctcacctcctccctgtaggccgtctcgtcgttgttggtaatcaagcctaccactgttgtgtcgtccgcaagcttgatgattgagttggaggcgtgcatggccacgcagtcgtggccATGATGTAAACTACTTTTATTTTGGAAGAAGAGTAAGAGCCCAAATGGTTCCATGGGCCTCAGCTGCTTGGGTTGGCCTAATTAAAAAGTGTTTCCCTGGAGACCAGTTCCTGCCAGTGCCAGCGAGGAAAGACTAAGCAGGGGGTGTGGAGGAGCCGAGTACTGAGGGTTAATCCTGAAGTTCCTCAGTTGTATTCAGTCTTGTGTCGAAGGCTGTCAACTTACCCCTAGGCTATAAGAAAGCATGAGACCCTGAGGAGTCTTTTCAAAACGGAGGTGGGTTAGCTATTTGTCTGTTGACGTTTGGTGATTGGTAAATTGGTACGTACCTAATAACTCTTGATTCCAAATTCCTATATTTTGTGTTTCATATGTGGTCATGGTAAAGTTGGTGGAAATTTGTGGAGTTATTAGTGGTGGCACAGTATAGATTTGGATTGTAGATTCTGGAATACTGATAGTAATGctaagaatatatattttttgaaatatAAAGGGAGAGGATGAGTGATATTTGCTGTCTAGCCTTGAAGCCTTAAAGAAAATACCACTTCCTGATACTTTTAAAATGAACCTTAAATGCcaatcatcataatcatcagagATTACTATCAATATTCAGGGCTATATTGGTTTTATAATAACAATACATTCCCCTGGTTTAGTGAAGTTGtgggatttttaaaattatttgtatttattactgTCATTTATTTAGTCTGTACCATGAATAGGCTATGGCTTGACAGCCTTAAAGGTTAGAGATGTGAGCCGGTAACCAGAGGGTTGCCTGATTTTATCCCAAAGATGCTTGGTAGGGATCCTACAGGAAGTGAGCTGGCAGCTGGAGGGTTAATGGCTTCAGTATCCCATATAATACCTAATTTTGTGCACTTTAGAtgtgtgtaaccgatgtgaaatggctagatagttagcggtggtgcgcactaatagcgtttcaatcggtgacgtcgtTAACTCTGAGAACTTGTTGTTGATGGGTAATGATCcctcgtgggtgactgttgttgatgtgtgcagagtccctggttcgagcccaggtagggacggaagcaatactgttacataAGGTTGGGTAAAAATAATGTCTGTGTAAATGGACCAATTATGGAAGTATTGTTTTACATTTTGTTGTATGGTTTCTCTGTGCAGGTTCAGATCACAGGAGGTTCTTTATTTGGGGGTGTCGGGCTTgtgataatggctggagcagaagaGGTGGAAGGGTATcaaatacaccacacacacatagtttccatgtgtttgatgccattccatttgctccgttccagacattatgagctgtcctcccctcagcatccTCCACTGGTTCAGATGAATCATGGCGGAAGTCAATGGATGAGCTCCAGGCTAGGAAGCAGCAGGTCACAGAGTTTGAGGTTGTCCAGCAGGCCCTGAACAAGGTGACTGCCTGTTTCCAAATGGCCACCTCTTTCGGAAGCAACTCGGACGGCAGATTTCTGAGATGGACAAGACCAGAGCACTGGCTTACAGAATCTGCACAGGTAAGGCCACTGCAATGCTGTTGAATGCATGCTTAATGGACCTCAAGATCTGAACCCTTCCATTCAAATTCAGGTTATCTTTTGAAGTGCAACATTTTCAGCCCGTTGGTGTCTATAAAGTGTACAATAATGTAATTGAAAGAACTGTCATTTCAACAGATCAATTACATCTGGAACTGAAACTGCAAGAATGTGTACTTTGGAATTGCATTGAATAGTGTGTACATCATATGCAAATTCCATTCTGTGATTAATGTGTATGTTGTCTCATGATCCAGGTTTGCAGACAGCTGGTACCTCTGACAGAGGGAGAATCTGGACAAGAAAAACCAAGAACAGGTGGGGGGTTCTCCTCACTGGATTATAGAAACACCAACAGGACCTGTCAAAGCCAGTGCTGCAATAGACCTCTTCCACTTGAAACAAAGGAATTACCACTGGCCCCTGGTGAAAACAGGGGCTTCGGAGGGTGGCGTCAGTCCAAGCCCCCCCAAGGCTAGCAGTGGAGTACTGAAGAGGCCTGGGTGGAGGGTGCCCAGTCTCAGAATGAGTGTGACAAGAGATAGTGGTGTCCCAAGATGGTATCATCCTCCAAACTGTTAAATTGACAGGGTGTAATCTTGAGCACTTGGTTACTGAATGTCAGTGATGCAGAGATAAACACATGCTGGCATAAGTCATTTGGCTAATAAAATGACTGGTGGACAATTGTCTTTAGGTAGTCAAAGCTGCATAACACCAGTGTTACACTTAAGGGAAATTGCTTCCATAGCTAGGGCTGACAGTGACTTGTGAAGACCAGAATGGTCAAAAGTTGGTTTGTGAGATGTTAAAGTTTAAAATTACATCTTGAAAAGTACCAGTGGCTTGGCTTTGGCCCCAAGTGTGAGTAAGTCTACCggagccatggcccagtgagacacGTGTCAGCCCGCATAGATGAGGGAAGAGAAAAGGCACCTTTGTGTAGAGTACTGGTAAATCCTGATGGATATCCAATCTAAATGTACAAGCAGACTTTGAAGGCATTATGAACCATGCAGAGGATAGATGTTTATGGTCATTATATCCACCTTAGTGATATGTCATAAGTATTCAAAAAATATATCTAAATTAAATAAAGCCAAATGTTGATTGGAAAGTAACCAATAGAGCCACAATTAACATACCTAGACATCTTTATTCACATAGAGGTCatacaaaaaaaaatattgtagagACATACCCAGTATTGAAATGTACATAATTAGAAGCATAGAAAAACACATAGAAATAAAACACATGGCAGGATTGTAGGAGCTTGAGTCAGTTCTTGTAGGTTGTGTTCAAATGGGCTTTGAAGGCTAAAAATAAAAATCCTTTGTTTAATACAGTGCAAGTTTGTTTAACATCATACAACTTGACTCATGACACGAGTATTAACTGCGTGGGTCCTAAATtacatatgggccctggtcagaagaagTGCACCATGTTGGGACACAGACGTGTCCATATACTAACCTTCCTGGTTATCCCAAAGTTCAGCAGCAGCAGTGTTCAATGGACTCTCAATGTTGGGCTCTGAAGACAGAGTGTAGTACAAAGTTAACAAATTGGACAGTGGCACACAAACTCTCCAAACAATAAATAAAACAGGTGACAACTTAGACAGTGATTTGATCACAGAGCACTGTTAAACCTAGTTGGTTGGGTGAGTTCCAGTCAACTTGATGAACTGAGTGCCATTTATTAATTTCTGTGGGAAGTGCCTTACCTCCTAATAAACTCTGGATGGACAGAAGAATGGACCGTACGTCGTACAGGGCTGACCATTTGTCTTTCAAGATATCCAGACAGATGAAGCCCTGATCATCGACGTTGGGGTGAAAACATGGCGTGATGAACTTCACTCGGGGGGCTTTGTACGGGTAGCCACTGGGGAACTCCAACGACAGCTTGTACCTCAGGCCTTCGTAAACCTAAGAGAATGAGCGATGGAAGATTTGTTGTACTGTTTTTGTGCAAAAGCATTTCACAGCAAGCGTTTGAATGTTCAAAGGAGTTAAACCAGAGACCTTGTTCATATGGTATAGGGTTACTGTTCTTAAAATCTGAG
Protein-coding sequences here:
- the LOC112267100 gene encoding ubiquitin-conjugating enzyme E2 C isoform X5 encodes the protein MASQNMDPAAASSTAALKGTETGGSAAKGSVTKRLQQELMTLMMSGDKGISAFPESDNLFKWIGTIDGAQGTVYEGLRYKLSLEFPSGYPYKAPRVKFITPCFHPNVDDQGFICLDILKDKWSALYDVRSILLSIQSLLGEPNIESPLNTAAAELWDNQEAFKAHLNTTYKN